The following is a genomic window from Paenibacillus sp. FSL R5-0766.
GTGGATGCACTGTCTGGTGGACAGCGTCAGCGTGCCTGGATTGCGATGACACTTGCGCAGGGTACCGAAACGCTGCTGCTGGATGAACCTACAACCTATCTGGATATGACACATCAGATTGATATCCTTGATCTGTTGTTTGAGTTGAACGAACGAGAAGGACGCACGATTGTCATGGTACTTCATGATCTGAATCTGGCATGTCGTTATGCGCATCACATTGTGGCTGTTCACAACAAGTCGATCTACGCAGAAGGTAAACCGGAAGATATTGTTACACAGGACATGGTCCGTAAAGTCTTCCAGATGGAGTGTGAGATTGCAGTTGATCCACTCTTTGGCACACCAACCTGTATCCCGCACGGACGGGGAAGGAAGCTGAATGGGGAACAGCGTTATACACAATTGGCTTGAAGATCAACAAGTCCGCTTTTGATTCGTTCAAAAGTTATTCAAAACTCCACATCAACTCCATTGCATGACCATGCAGATGACAAATTAGGCAAGCCGTTGGTAAAACCATGTCCCAGGCTTGCCCGGTTTGTTGTGCCTATTATTCGATAAAAGCATACCTGCATCGACTTAAACCTACACTAAATTCAATCTTATTTTTCCTTAAAAGTTTATTATTGACAATATAACTCGAATTGCCATAAAATAGATTTTATATGATATTGATAATCATTATCAATATTAAATTACAATAAAAATTGATGAACGTATGAGCAATATAAGTTGAATTAATCATTTACATGCAACGGAGAGGACAGAAAAAACCTGAAAAAGCGAAGCTAAAAGCTTTCTGCAAGAAAGCTGCATCGTAAGCATAAGCTTCGCCTTTATCACCGGATTTCCCCTTTGAATAAGGGATTCAAAAAATCTGGTGATAACAGCGATCGGAAGATGGTTCTGACCGCGCAGTGGTTTCGTGTAAAAGCAGTTATTCAACTTATATAGGAGCCAGTACCTTCATTCGATCGAGGAGGATTTTCAGTGTTTCCGAAAGGGATTCATAATCTGCAAAACCGACTCATTATAAGCAAAGCGAGAGAAATGGGCATCACCTGTGAGCCACTTCTTGAGGGATGCGAAGATTTCCTGAAGCTGTCTGTAGGGGACCAAGAGATCATCATTAACAAAACCAGATCTCATCGTCTGCCGTTAATCGCTGGACTGCTCGCGAAGAACAAGCAGGCATGTAATATGTTGTTGCATGAACAGGGCATGCCTGTACCATCATTTATCGTGATCCCGGAGATGGGGAGCGAAGCAGTAGCTTTTCTGAATAGATACGGCTCCATTGTGGTTAAACCGCTGGATGCGAGCAGCAGCATGGGCGTGACGTTGGATGTGCGTACCGCAGATGAACTGAAGGCAGCCATTCGTCTTGCGAGTGTCCACGGCAGCAGCATTATGTTACAGCAATATGTGAACGGGATCGATTATAGAGTGCTGATCATCAACGGAGAAGTGGCGGCTGTGAACCAGTATCGGCCTGTCTATGTTGAGGGAGACGGAACTTCAACCGTTTGGGCGTTAATTGAGCAGTTGAATCAGGAACGAATCGAGATGACACCCATTGGCGAGTATGAAGCGTTTCCCGAGGTTAATGCAGAAAAGGAACGACTGCTCGAGGTACTACATGCACAAGGGACAACACTGGATGAAGTTCCTGCCGCGGGAAAAGAAATCGAATTATACGATCTCCGCAATTCTGCCGCCGGAAAAATCAGTGAATTCTACAAGGATTGTACCGAAATCATTCATCCCGAAAATGCCCGAATGATCATTCAGGCGGCAAAGACTCTTCAGATCGATGTAGCAGGAGTTGATGTTCGTTGTCGTGATATCCGCACCCCGATCTCCAGAGATCAGGGAGGCATCCTGGAAGTGAACGCCTTGCCAGATCTGACACACCACGTCTTTCCTCATGGTGGAACAACTCGTGATGTGGTTCGGTTATACCTGGAATATCTGTGTCAGGAGCAACTTGAATATAAAGAAATATAGCTTATAACAACGTATAGATGACAAGTTATAACGGATAACAGATGACGAATACCATCATTTAATTCGGACCTCACCATGATTTTGAACCAATACCATTTCACATACAAAATGCAGAACAAGAAACACAGGCAGCAGGTTCAGCCTGAATCGATTATAAGGAGCGTTAGAGGGCTATGTCAGTAGAGGTGCAGACGGAATATCTGAAGATGCAAAATGAGAAGGAATCCAATGCAAGATCGTACCCCAGACATTTCCCGCTTGTCATTAACAAGGCCCATGGGGTGAAGATTACCGATACGGAAGGCCGCGTATTCTACGACTGCTTGGCTGGTGCAGGAACATTGGCGCTGGGGCATAACCATGACACGGTGGTCAACGCCATTCGCGATGTGCTGGATCAGCAGATTCCGCTTCATACACTGGATCTGGCAACACCGCTGAAGCTTTCATATATGCAAGAACTATTCTCCATTCTTCCGGCAGAGATGCGAGACAAAGCCAAAATCCAGTTCTGTGGTCCAACGGGGGCCGATGCAGTAGAAGCAGCCATTAAGCTGGTCAAACATGCTACAGGTGGCAAGTCTATTCTTGCCTTTCAGGGAGGTTATCACGGTTCGACCCAAGCGACAATGTCGATGAGTGGCAACCTGAGCAAGAAACAACATCTGCAAAGCCTGCTGCCCGATGTTCATTTCCTGCCTTTTCCTTATGAATACCGTTGCCCATTTGGTGTTGGTGAAGGCATGACGGCCCGGTTAAGCGCACAGTATATCGAGAACTTGCTCGATGATTGCGAGAGCGGTATTGCGGCACCGTGTGGGGTCATTGTGGAGACGGTGCAGGGTGAAGGTGGAGCCATTCCGGCAGATATCGAATGGCTGAGGGAGCTGCGGCGAATCACAGCAGAGCGAAGCATTCCACTCATCATCGATGAAGTGCAGACAGGCATCGGACGGACAGGGCGAATGTTTTCGTTCGAACATGCCGGGATTGTACCTGATGTAATCATCTGCTCCAAAGCGGTTGGCGGAAGTCTGCCCATGTCTGTTGTCATCTATAAGGAAGAGCTGGATCAATGGCAACCTGGTGCACACACAGGCACGTTCCGTGGCAATCAACTAGCCATGGCAGCGGGACTTGCGACACTTCGTTATATTCGGGAACAGGATGTTCTACACAATGTGCATCTGCGCAGTGAGCAGTTCATGAATCAACTGAATGCATTGAAAGAGCGATATGTAGAGATCGGTGATGTGCGGGGCAGAGGGTTGATGATTGGTGTTGAGGTGGTTGATCCAATGGGACGCAAGGATCGTCTGGGACATTATCTGCCTAATGGTGCGCTGGCTGAGTCTATTCAGCGTGAATGTTTCAAGAATGGATTAATTGTAGAACTGGGCGGGCGTCATTCAGCGGTTGTTCGTTTTTTGCCGCCGCTGAATATTACGGAGCAAGAATCGGGTGCAATCCTTGCGATCTTTGAGAAATCGGTAGCTGAAGCGATTGCCTTAGCAACAGCCGCATGCTGAAGCTTTCCCTGATGAAGAGGCATGCAGTATTACTCGCGATTCTGATCGGTGCCTTTTCGCTGGTACTGACCAACAGTGCATTTAACCTGCTGCTGCCTTATTTTGTGCAATATTATCAGATCTCTACGACAGCAGGCGGATGGATCATCGCGCTGTACATGCTGGCTATGACGTTAACGATGCCGCTGGCTTCCCTGATTGTGGACCGACTGGGGCGTAAGCAGACGTATATGTTGGGCATCAGTATCTATGGACTGTTCTCGGTAGCAGGTGCGTTGTTTTATCACTCTATTGAGGTACTGTTGCTGGTTCGTTTCATGCATGGCGTTGCCGCGGGGCTGATGATTCCGTTATCCCTTGTGCTGTTGTTTGATGTATACGGACCAGAGGTGCGAGGACGAATTACAGGAGCGTGGGGCTTGCTGCTTATGTTGGCTCCGGCTGCCGGGCCAACGCTGGGTGGCTTCATCATTCAGTATGGACGACTTGAAATGCTGTTTTGGCTTAATGTGCCGCTGGCTATATTCTCGTTCATCGGGTGCGGTCGAGTCATTCAGACCTATATCCCTGCCCGCAGGAAAAAATGGCATCCAACCAGTGTCATGCTGCTGATCTGTGCGGTAGGTGCCCTTAGTCTGGGAGTACAGTTGTACGCAAGTCCTGTCGTGGCAGTATGGGTACCTTGGCTGCTGATTGCGCTCGGTGTGGTGCTGCTCATTCGTTTTGTCCAGACAGAGAACGGTCGGAAGGAACCACTTATCCGGTACCAGTTGCTGCGACGTAATGCCGTCTTTCCGCTGACCGTATTGATCTCGACGATTCAGGATTGTGTCATGTTTGGCGTGATCTTTGCATTGCCGTTATTGTTCCAGGACGTCTTCCACCTGTCACCGGCCCTGTCCGGTGCACTGTTCATTCCCTTATCAATCTGTACAAGTCTATTCATGTGGATTGGCGGCAGCTTGCTGGATCGTGGTCGGTCCATACATTTTATCGCATGGGGGACGTTGCTGGTGTCGATATCGATCTTGTCGTTTGCAGTTCTGCCCATGGGAGCATCGATCTGGATCATCGGGATGCTCATGGCGTGCCGCGGAATTGGCGTTGGTCTGTCAGGCATGAGTATCTCTGCGATTGGCCTGCAAGCATTACCGGACGAAGACATGCATGAAGGGTCGGTATTATCGACCACAATTGAGCGGCTCGCTTCTTCGTTTGCAGTGATGGGCTTGACCCTGTATTACGATATGCGTTGGCAATGGCTTGCCGGGGCAGGAACGTCCATGGAGATGGCAAAATGGGGAGCACTCAAAGAAATCTGTATCGGACTTGGCTGCGCCATACTGCTTACACTTCCCCTGGTCTTACTTATAACCCGAAAGAAGGTTGGCATCATTGTTCGAGATGGAAAACAAGCTCCGGTCTGAGGCTGAGCAGCAGGCCCATGAACATTCATGCAAACTGCTGCTGAACTGTTACATCCGTGAGCTTGCGCTAGAGAAGGAAAACGACATTCGGATCAATTCAAATACGCTGACGTACGCTGTTGCTTTTCAAGCCAGCGGGGTGACGGTGACAGGACGTTTGTCTTATTACTCTGCCATGGGGGAGCATGAATACCTCAGCATGGAATCTGGCGGGGAAGCGGTGCATTATGGCGACTTGGTACGTTGGATCACATGTGAGCTAAGTGGAGATGGAGCACAGGGAGCGAGTTCGGATCAACATGGAATGAAGAAAAGTGTGATGGAAATGAAGCGTTCACTTGAGCTGGAGAATGTACATCCATTGGATCAGAATACGTATCATGTAGAGGCGGCGTATGCCAAAGATTTTGCACAAAAGGTAGATAACAGTGTGGGCAACCTCACGTTGTATATCGAACAAGCAGCTGGTCTCGACATCCACGACTACTGTACATCTGAACAGTCACTGTTGTATGGTCATCCGTTCCATCCGTTCCCGAAGAACACCAAAGGCTTCAGCAAGCAGGATGTACAGAAGTACAGTCCGGAGTTACGGACATCGTTTCAACTCTGTTATATCGCCGTGAGGCAGGATGTCTACGTGCAGGAATGGGTGGATGATGAGGCGGTAATGGATTTGCATGATCTCCTGCGGAGCCATGTGGAGCCTATTTTAAAAGAAAAAAGTGAAATGTATGGGCTACTGCCTGTCCATCCATGGCAATATGCGTACATATCACGGTTGACCGAGGTACAGTCTTATCTTCGAGATGAAAAACTAATCTTACTCGGCAGTGCGGGGCCAATCGTCTATCCGACTTCTTCGGTTCGTACAGTTTATGTTCCCGAATGGAACTGCAATATCAAGCTGTCACTGAATATGCAGATCACGAACATGATTCGCACCAACAGTGCTGAGCAGATGCACAGAACACTAGATGCCTCCAGATACGTCAGGCAGCATGGCTGCTTCGGTGCTGAACCGAACACACATATTGCGTATGAGACGGGTGTAGCGACTTGTGCTTTTGAAAATGAAGAGTTAACCAGTCTGTTTACGATAGCTTATCGGCCCATTGAGTTTGATGTTGAGCATACGTATGTCTTATCCAGTCTGGTTGAAGCACCACTTCCCGGGATGCGTTCTAGGTTGATGACGATGCTGGGTGGTGGACGTGACATTGCCGAGCGTTGGCTGGAACGATATCTGGCATGTTCGCTGCTGCCGATTGTACGGGCGGCGGGAGAGAAAGGTATTCATTTTGAAGCTCATTTACAGAATACCCTTGTGACCTTAAAGGATGGGTTGCCTGTTGAGTTTATCGTCCGCGATCTGGAAGGGGTCAGTGTGGATGAGGAACTTATAAGTGAGCAGGATCGTGCTGCGTCCGATTTATTATTTTATTCGGGAGAGAAAGCCTGGGCGCGGACTTCTTACTATTTTATCGTCAATCATCTGGGTTCTCTAATTCATGCCATGGCGCGAGATGTGAACGTATCCGAGGAGCATTTCTGGAAACAGGTACGTGAGGTACTTGTAGATGAACTGGAACGAACGGGCAATGCTTATGTGCAACATCTGCTGACAACGGATGCTTTTCTGGCCAAACAAAACTTGGTGAGTTGTCTAAGAGGGATCAGCCAGACCCCGGCCTACGTGCCGGTGAGCAATGTAATGAAACGAATGGGGAGTGAAGTACGTGGGAGTCGTGGGATACAGGGCTGAAGCAGGCGGCAGGACAGAAGCAGTCTACGTGGGTGTACAGGAACGGATCATGCGGCAGACGTTGGAGGCGATGTGGTTCGAAGGCATTCTGGACAGTCATGTAAGTGGGAGCGAATGGCGAACCGAAGGACTTACATCGTCAGGAAAACCTGTGGCGTACACGTGTGAAGCCGAGCAGAAGTTTTCATTTGGTCGGGTGAAGGTGAAGAAGGGTTCGATCCAAAGAGAAGGCGTACTCTGCACCGATCTGGATCTGTTTTTGGAGGAAATTGTGCTGAACGCTTTGAAGGGTGCAAATGTGACAGCTTTTATCCAGGAACTGCTCGAAACGATGGCAAAGGACAGCCAGTGCCAAGCTATATTGCCCTTGAACATTCCGAGTGAAGATCGACATTATGATGCGCTCGAAAGTCATATGACTGACGGTCATCTGTACCACCCGAGCTACAAGTCGAGACTGGGATTTTCTCTGAAAGACAATCTGGCCTATGGCCCGGAATTTAACTCAGAGGTTGCATTAATCTGGGTGGCTGTGAAAAAAGAATTTGCTCAGACCGCTGTATCCGCAGGGTATAGCTCTGAAAAACTGGTGGGGCAACATCTGACCGTAGAGGATATGCAGCGATTTCAACAGATCCTGCAACAACAAGGTCGTGCGGACATGGGCGAAAACGTCAACGCATATGCGACGAGTGCAGATCAGCTTGAGAGCAGTGCCGAGGTTGGTGAAATAACAGCTGTTCAAGATAGCTCAATAGGCTCTATCGTTGGCAGCAAAGACAGCAAGGTGGATGGGGAAATGGGAGGTTCTGACGCGGATGATCGCTATGTGTTCATTCCAGTTCATCCATGGCAGTGGGAGCATCAGTTGGAGTCGGTATATGCCCGTCAACGGATGGATGGGGACATCGTGTATCTTGGACTATCGTCTTCGCCCTATCGTGCGCAGCAGTCGATCCGTTCACTCTCGAACCGGATAAATCCGGAAGCCCCTTACATCAAGCTGGCCCTCAGTATTACCAACACGTCGAGTACGCGCATTCTGGCACAGCATACAACCCAGAACGCACCGCTGATCAGCGATTGGCTGGAAGAACTCATTCGTGAAGATGAGCTGTTGCAGCAGGTGCAGTTTGGCATTTTAAAAGAAATCATGGGACTGTCATTTCGTTATGAGCAGTTGCCTGCAACCCAATATGGACGGGCCTACGGTACACTCGGTGCCATCTGGCGGGAGAATGTTTCTGTTCACCTGAAGCAAGGTGAGACGGCATGGCCGCTGAATGCGTTGATGTTGGTGCAGCCCAATGGTGTTCCGTTTATCCAGGATGCTGTAGAACGACATGGTGTGGAAAAGTGGAGCGAGGCCCTTGTTCGCACAGTTACACTGCCGATTATTCATCTACTCTATGCACACGGGATTGCGCTGGAATCTCATGCTCAGAATATCATTTTGGTACTGGAAGATGATTTGCCTAAACGAATCATTATCAAGGACTTGCATGATGGCGTTCGCTATGTACCAGATCAACTGTTACACCCGGAAAGGGCACCGAAGCTGAACCCAGAGCCGGAAACCCATCGCAAGTTCAATCGGTATTCCTTCATCTATGCGGGAGATGTGTCGGAAGTCCGTGACTATACATATGATGCATTCTTTTTTATCTGTATGACGGATATTGCGCTGGCTTTGGAGAAGTTTGGGTTGTCGGAGGAAGCGTTCTGGCAGCTGTGCGCAGGTGTGATTGTGGATTATCAGCGAGAGCACCCGGAGTACGAAGAGCGATTCGCTGCATATGACCTTTTTGCCGAAGATGCACTGATCGAAGAGATGACAAAGCGCCGTCTGTATGGGGATGGAGAGTTATATTTCCGCAAAGCGAGCAATCCGCTCAAGATATCAAAGGATTTACTTGAATCAAAGAGAACACCCGAATTAAAGGGAATCGTCGAATGAGAAGGAACACGCTGAAGGAAAAAATTGCACGCAAACAGCCAGTTTATGGCCTTTTTGTATCCATACCGCACCCGGTCATCATTGAGATGATCGGACATGCGGAATATGACTTTGTCATTATTGATCTGGAACATGCCGCAACATCCATGGAATCGGTGGAAGAGTTGATCAGGGCGGCGGAACTGGTCGGCCTAACCCCGTTGGTACGTATCTCGAAGGTGGAGCGAGCAGAGATTCTTAAAGTGCTGGACTGTGGTGCACAAGGCATCGTCATTCCGCATGTCGAGCAACTGGAGCAGGTGGAAGAAGCGGTTCGTCACGCCTACTACCATCCGGTTGGCACGCGGAGCTTGAATAGTGGTCGTCCCGGTGTATTTGGGAAATATCCGCTCACGGGATACATTGGGGAAGCGAACCAACAGGTGATGGTTGTACCCATGATCGAAAGTGTGGAGGGCGTGCGGCAAAGTGCACAGATTCTGTCTCACCCTCAGGTGAGTTTTGTATTGGAAGGGGCGGCGGATCTGTCGCAATCCCTCGGTGTGCCATGGCAGACGGAGCACCCGGATGTGAGACGTGCACTGGATGAATTGCATGCTACCGCTCGGCAGTGCAAAGTACCTTATGCAACGGTCACCAGAGGTGTGGAGGATATGTCGCTTTGGGCTGAGCGGGGAGTACATATATACGTGCTTGGTGATGATCGGAATACGGCGTTTCGGGCATATGCGCAAAAACGGAATGACTACAGGAATGCGGGTGGGCAGATATGAAACCTAGTGTATGGCATACAATTGATGAACTACAACGCGGAATGGAAGATCCGGTATGTGCTTACGTCTATGATCTGGCTGGCATTCAGGAACAGGTACATCAGATGTTGGACAGCATGCCTGGGAACACACAGTTGTTCTACGCCATTAAGGCGAATCCTGATCCGCGGATCATTGAGGCGTTGCTTCCATTGGTGAAGGGATTTGAAGTGGCTTCGATTGGAGAGCTACTCAAGGTTAGAGCGGTAAGTCGTGAGGTTCCGATTCTGTTTGGAGGTCCGGGTAAAAAGGAGAGCGAGCTGCGGCTGGCGATCGAGCATGGCGTGAGCTACATCCATGTGGAAAGTTTGCTGGAGCTGCGGCGGATCATTGCGATTGCGAAAGAAAGAGAGAAGGAGCATGGGCAGGCGCAGGTACAGGAGAACAGGCAGAAGCAAGAATGGGAGCAGAAACCGGAGCAGAGATATACGCAAGCATACGGCGAGGAACTGATGCAAGAGCAGAAGCAAAAACAGGATCAAGAAAATGAGCCGAAACACAAGCAACAACAGAAGCAAGCGCAGGAGGTGCGCATTCTTCTTCGAATCAATCTGCGAAGCAGTACGTTACCCCGGACGAAGATTGTCATGGGTGGTGGGCCGAGTCCTTTTGGAATCGATGAAGAGGCGGTGGAAGAAGCCATTGAACTCATTCGTGTGGAAGGCGCGGGTGTGGTTCGGTTAAGCGGGTTCCATTTTCACTCCTTGTCCAACAATATGGATGCAAGGCTGCACGCCGAGATGATCGAGTTGTATTTGCAAAAGGTGGAACAGTGGCAGCAACAGTATGATCTTCCTGTGGAAGTGGTGAATGCAGGAGGTGGGTTCGGTGTTACGTATGATGGCAGCCCCGGATTCGACTGGCCCTTGTTCACTTCCCTGCTGGAGCAAAGTGAAGCCAGAGAGCGCCTTGCTTCCCGCGGAGGTCAGCTGTATTTTGAATCGGGTCGACTGCTGGTGGCAGACCACGGGTATTACGCAGCAGAAGTTACGGATATCAAAACCTCTCATGATCAGTATTTTGCCGTGTTAAGGGGAGGTACGCACCACAATCGTCTGCCTGCTTCATGGGGCCATAACCATCCGTTTCAGATTATGGTGACGGACCGTTGGAAGCATTCATTTGCCCGGCCAGAGGTAAGAGGTCATCGAGTCCATATCGTAGGTGAGCTATGCACACCCAAAGATCGCATGCATTCTGATGCGGAGGTAGCACTGCTGCGCGTGGGAGATATTGTTTTGTTTGAAAAGTCTGGCGCTTATTGCTGGACCATCTCGCATCATGATTTTCTGGGGCATCCGCACCCGGCATTCCATTATCTAACGGAGGACAATAATCATGTCAACACTGATGAAGCGTTCCAGTCTGCAAGCCGCTGAACGCCGGATTATGGCGGATCTGATAAATTCATTTTTGTCGGAGCAATTACTCCCACTGGAGGATTACCCATTCATTGATTTTGCTACGGCACCTGCACCGTTCCGTCGATTGTACAAGGGATATGACAGCGAAGAGCTTAATCAGAATGTAGCTTCTCGCTACAGATTACACACTCAAGGTGTACTGTGTCTGGTTGAAGAAGGGGTGAGACAGGGGATTCAGTGGGTCCAGGGTTCACCGATCTATGAGGAGAAAACAGATGGAAGCTGGGTTCTCCTTGATTCTCCGGCTGAGGTTGGACGTGCGGTGTTACAGAGGGCTTTGTCGGATGAGGCCTATGCGCAGCCCGGAGTGGCGGAGTTTCTTGCTAGTCTGGACATTGCTGTGGAGCAGTATGCTCTGGGCTGGGAACAAGTCCAGTATCTGTCCGCCAACGTCCCGGCTTCTGCTTATAAGTGGTTTATCAAAGGTGAACGTGTTGCGGCATTGCGGGATCGTCCATTTCACCCATCGTCCAAAGCCAAGGTGGGATTCAACCCAGAAGATGTAACACGGTATGCAGCAGAATTCGGGAAGACGATTTCGCTGCGCTGGGTAGCTATACGGCTGGATGCCGTGCAGCAAGGGTGTGAAGATGGATTGTCCATTTTGGATGTGTTAAGCGATATTCAGCGTGGAGTAGTAGAAGCCGAGTTTGCCAAAAAAGGGATCACGTTGGACGAATATCTGCCGATGCCTGTTCATCCGTGGCAATTGCAGCATGTGATTCTGCCTCGCTTTACTGGAGAGATCGAAGAGGGTAGCCTTATTGTTTTGGATGTAGAAGTGGGTGACGTACAGGCCACATCCTCTCTGCGCTCGATGGCTCCGTCAACCAAGTCCACTCGGATGCTCAAACTTCCGGTTAGTGTGCTGTCGCTAGGGGCAGCTCGCTATCTTCCAGTAGTCAAACTTCTGAATGGTCTTGCTGGAGAACGGATGCTAAGGCAAGCTGTTGCTTGTGACGAGACGTTGAAGCACAAGGTGTATATGTGTGAAGAACAGAACTGGTGGGGTTTCATGCCGGAATCCATGGGACTATTCGATGATCATCCCCGGCATCTGGCTGCACAGATTCGTGTGTATCCCACTGAGTTGCTGAATGAAGCCTACAAAGTCATTCCAATGGCCGCACTGGGTGTGAATCTGGAAGGGCATCATCTATTAACGGATATTCTGGGGGAAAACCTGAGCAGCACGGATGTTCTCGAGTTCTATACCAGTATAGCTACGACGTTTTATGATATCGTGATGCGTCTGTTCAAGGTGGGCGTTGTGCCTGAGATTCATGGTCAGAACTGCTGTCTGGTGTTACGGGATAATCAGGTAAAAGGTCTTTTGTTCCGGGATCATGATTCCGTGCGTTTGCATCAGCCTTATCTGGACAAACATGGTATTGCAGACCCTGCCTATCATATTCGCCCGGGCTACTCGAATAGCCTGTATAACGAGACGATTCAGAAGCTGATTTTCTATGTGCAGTCTTTGGGGACGCAGGTGAATCTGGCTGCGATCATGGAGGCACTTAGCGAAGTGTATCACATCCCGGAAACGAAGTTATTGGAGATCACAGAGCAGGCTTGGAAGGAAGCGCTGCAACATGTGCAGCTTCCCGAATCTGACCGGGCCGCGCTAGCTCATGCGATATTCGAGAGCAGGGAGTGGCCCGTGAAGTTAGTTGTCCGTCCGCTGCTTGAAGCGGATGGGGTGCCTGGCGCGATGCCATCGGGCAAAGGCATAGGGTGGAACCCTTTTTACAAGGGATAGATATAGAACAGAGAAGGTGACCCGGTTGACGGGTTGCCTTTTTGGT
Proteins encoded in this region:
- a CDS encoding type III PLP-dependent enzyme, with protein sequence MKPSVWHTIDELQRGMEDPVCAYVYDLAGIQEQVHQMLDSMPGNTQLFYAIKANPDPRIIEALLPLVKGFEVASIGELLKVRAVSREVPILFGGPGKKESELRLAIEHGVSYIHVESLLELRRIIAIAKEREKEHGQAQVQENRQKQEWEQKPEQRYTQAYGEELMQEQKQKQDQENEPKHKQQQKQAQEVRILLRINLRSSTLPRTKIVMGGGPSPFGIDEEAVEEAIELIRVEGAGVVRLSGFHFHSLSNNMDARLHAEMIELYLQKVEQWQQQYDLPVEVVNAGGGFGVTYDGSPGFDWPLFTSLLEQSEARERLASRGGQLYFESGRLLVADHGYYAAEVTDIKTSHDQYFAVLRGGTHHNRLPASWGHNHPFQIMVTDRWKHSFARPEVRGHRVHIVGELCTPKDRMHSDAEVALLRVGDIVLFEKSGAYCWTISHHDFLGHPHPAFHYLTEDNNHVNTDEAFQSASR
- a CDS encoding IucA/IucC family protein → MSTLMKRSSLQAAERRIMADLINSFLSEQLLPLEDYPFIDFATAPAPFRRLYKGYDSEELNQNVASRYRLHTQGVLCLVEEGVRQGIQWVQGSPIYEEKTDGSWVLLDSPAEVGRAVLQRALSDEAYAQPGVAEFLASLDIAVEQYALGWEQVQYLSANVPASAYKWFIKGERVAALRDRPFHPSSKAKVGFNPEDVTRYAAEFGKTISLRWVAIRLDAVQQGCEDGLSILDVLSDIQRGVVEAEFAKKGITLDEYLPMPVHPWQLQHVILPRFTGEIEEGSLIVLDVEVGDVQATSSLRSMAPSTKSTRMLKLPVSVLSLGAARYLPVVKLLNGLAGERMLRQAVACDETLKHKVYMCEEQNWWGFMPESMGLFDDHPRHLAAQIRVYPTELLNEAYKVIPMAALGVNLEGHHLLTDILGENLSSTDVLEFYTSIATTFYDIVMRLFKVGVVPEIHGQNCCLVLRDNQVKGLLFRDHDSVRLHQPYLDKHGIADPAYHIRPGYSNSLYNETIQKLIFYVQSLGTQVNLAAIMEALSEVYHIPETKLLEITEQAWKEALQHVQLPESDRAALAHAIFESREWPVKLVVRPLLEADGVPGAMPSGKGIGWNPFYKG